In a single window of the Buchnera aphidicola (Aphis gossypii) genome:
- the dapD gene encoding 2,3,4,5-tetrahydropyridine-2,6-dicarboxylate N-succinyltransferase produces the protein MKKFQKIIENAYEYKNEINFKNIKTETYEAINHIINLLNKGKIRISEKKDQTWITHQWLKKAILLYIYFTKNNIFLSENTNYYDKIPLKYNKYTEKKFKEEKVRIVPPATVRYGAFINHNSIIMPSYVNIGAYIDEGTMIDTWATVGSCAQIGKNVHLSGGVGIGGVLEPLQNNPTIIEDNCFIGARSEIVEGVIVEQGAVISMGVFIGKSTKIYNRETGEISYGRIPANSVVVSGSIPSKNREYNLYAAIIVKKVDHKTISKVEINQLLRNLK, from the coding sequence ATGAAAAAATTTCAAAAAATAATTGAAAATGCTTATGAATATAAAAATGAAATAAATTTCAAAAACATTAAAACAGAAACTTATGAAGCAATAAATCATATTATTAACTTATTGAATAAAGGGAAAATACGTATTTCAGAAAAAAAAGATCAGACATGGATTACTCATCAATGGTTAAAAAAAGCAATATTATTGTATATATATTTTACGAAAAATAATATTTTTTTATCTGAAAATACTAATTATTACGATAAAATTCCTCTCAAATACAATAAATATACTGAAAAAAAATTTAAAGAAGAAAAAGTTCGTATAGTGCCCCCAGCCACTGTTAGATATGGCGCATTTATCAATCATAACAGTATAATTATGCCATCATATGTTAACATAGGTGCATATATAGATGAAGGAACTATGATAGATACATGGGCAACGGTAGGTTCATGTGCACAAATTGGAAAAAATGTACATTTGTCTGGTGGAGTAGGTATAGGAGGCGTATTAGAGCCTTTGCAAAACAACCCTACTATTATCGAAGATAATTGTTTTATAGGTGCTCGTTCTGAAATTGTTGAAGGGGTAATTGTAGAGCAAGGTGCTGTAATATCTATGGGAGTTTTCATTGGAAAAAGTACAAAAATTTATAATAGAGAAACAGGGGAAATCTCCTATGGAAGAATTCCTGCTAACTCTGTTGTAGTTTCAGGAAGCATTCCATCAAAAAATAGAGAATATAATTTATATGCGGCGATTATTGTCAAAAAAGTTGACCATAAAACAATAAGTAAAGTAGAAATTAATCAATTATTACGAAATTTAAAATAA